The Mycobacterium seoulense genome has a window encoding:
- a CDS encoding NAD(P)H-quinone dehydrogenase — protein MATRIVILGGGPAGYEAALVAATSHPDTTHVTVIDSDGIGGAAVLDDCVPSKTFIASTWLRTELRRAPRLGLDIDIDDAKISLPQIHARVKQLATEQSADITEQLLSVGVHVVAGHGELIDPTPGLACHRVRATAADGTVSEYEADVVLIATGASPRVLPSAQPDGERILTWRQLYNLEALPEHLVVVGSGVTGAEFVHAYTELGVPVTVVASRDRVLPYEDADAALVLEEAFSERGVQLVKNARAQSVTRTDGGVLVTLADGRTVEGSHALMTIGSVPNTGGLGLDRVGIELGRGGYLTVDRVSRTSVAGIYAAGDCTGLLPLASVAAMQGRIAMYHALGEGVSPIRLRTVAATVFTRPEIAAVGVPQTMIDDGSVSARTIMLPLRTNARAKMSGLRQGFVKMFCRKSTGVVIGGVVVAPIASELILPIAVAVQNRITVTELAQTLAVYPSLSGSITEAARRLMAHDDLD, from the coding sequence GTGGCGACCCGCATCGTGATCCTCGGTGGCGGCCCCGCCGGTTACGAAGCCGCGCTGGTGGCCGCCACCTCCCACCCCGACACCACGCACGTCACCGTGATCGACTCCGACGGGATCGGCGGCGCGGCGGTGCTGGACGACTGCGTGCCGTCCAAGACGTTCATCGCCTCGACGTGGCTGCGCACCGAGCTGCGCCGGGCGCCGCGGCTGGGGTTGGACATCGACATCGACGACGCCAAGATCTCGCTGCCGCAGATCCACGCCCGGGTCAAGCAACTGGCCACGGAGCAGTCGGCCGACATCACCGAACAGCTGCTCAGCGTGGGCGTGCACGTGGTCGCCGGGCACGGCGAGCTGATCGACCCGACGCCCGGGCTGGCCTGCCACCGCGTCAGGGCGACCGCGGCCGACGGCACCGTCAGCGAGTACGAGGCCGACGTCGTGCTGATCGCGACCGGCGCCAGCCCTCGTGTCCTGCCCTCGGCCCAGCCGGACGGCGAGCGCATCCTGACCTGGCGGCAGCTCTACAACCTGGAGGCGCTGCCCGAGCACCTCGTCGTGGTCGGGTCGGGCGTCACCGGCGCCGAGTTCGTGCACGCCTACACCGAGCTGGGCGTGCCGGTGACGGTGGTAGCCAGCCGGGACCGGGTGCTGCCCTACGAGGACGCCGACGCGGCGCTGGTCCTGGAGGAGGCGTTCTCCGAACGAGGCGTCCAGTTGGTCAAGAACGCCCGCGCGCAGTCGGTCACCCGCACCGACGGCGGCGTGCTGGTCACCCTGGCCGACGGGCGCACCGTCGAGGGCAGTCACGCCCTGATGACCATCGGGTCGGTCCCCAACACCGGTGGCCTCGGCCTGGACCGGGTCGGCATCGAGCTGGGCCGCGGCGGCTACCTGACCGTGGACCGGGTGTCGCGGACCTCGGTGGCCGGCATCTACGCCGCGGGGGACTGCACCGGCTTGCTGCCCCTGGCGTCGGTGGCCGCCATGCAGGGCCGGATCGCGATGTATCACGCGCTGGGCGAGGGCGTCAGCCCGATTCGGTTGCGCACGGTGGCGGCGACGGTGTTCACCCGGCCGGAGATCGCGGCCGTCGGCGTGCCGCAGACGATGATCGACGACGGTTCGGTGTCGGCCCGCACGATCATGCTGCCGCTGCGGACCAACGCGCGGGCCAAGATGTCCGGGCTGCGACAGGGTTTCGTGAAGATGTTCTGCCGCAAGTCCACCGGTGTGGTCATCGGCGGCGTGGTGGTGGCCCCGATCGCCTCCGAATTGATCCTGCCGATCGCGGTGGCCGTCCAAAACCGCATCACCGTGACCGAGCTGGCGCAGACGCTCGCCGTTTATCCGTCGCTGTCCGGGTCCATCACCGAGGCCGCTCGTCGGCTGATGGCCCACGACGATCTGGACTAG
- a CDS encoding amidohydrolase codes for MSLPDAATSWLAAHHDDLVEWRRHIHRYPELGRQEYATTQFVAERLADAGLNPKVLPGGTGLVCDLGPEHEPRIALRADMDALPMAERTGAPYTSTMPNVAHACGHDAHTAILLGTALTLASVPELPVGVRLIFQAAEELMPGGAIDAIAAGAISGVSRIFALHCDPRLLVGQIAVRHGPITSAADQIEITLHSPGGHTSRPHLTADLVYGLGTLITGLPGVLSRRIDPRNGTVLVWGAVNAGVAANAIPQSGVLGGTVRTASRQTWVGLEEIIRETVSALLAPLGIDHTLQYRRGVPPVVNEDVSTRILTHAIEAIGPDALADTRQSGGGEDFSWYLEEIPGAMARLGVWSGQGPQLDLHQPTFDLDERALAIGLRVMVNIVEQSAAFSSA; via the coding sequence ATGAGCCTGCCCGACGCCGCCACCTCCTGGCTGGCCGCACACCACGACGACCTGGTCGAATGGCGCCGGCACATCCACCGCTACCCCGAGCTGGGGCGGCAGGAGTACGCCACCACCCAGTTCGTCGCCGAGCGGTTGGCCGACGCCGGGCTCAACCCCAAGGTGCTGCCCGGCGGCACCGGGCTGGTCTGCGACCTGGGCCCCGAACACGAGCCGAGGATCGCGCTGCGGGCCGACATGGACGCGTTGCCGATGGCCGAGCGGACCGGCGCGCCCTACACCTCCACCATGCCCAACGTCGCGCACGCCTGCGGGCATGACGCCCACACCGCGATCCTGCTCGGCACCGCGCTCACCCTGGCGTCGGTGCCCGAGCTGCCGGTCGGAGTGCGGCTGATCTTCCAGGCCGCCGAGGAGCTGATGCCCGGGGGCGCGATCGACGCCATCGCCGCAGGCGCGATCTCCGGAGTGTCGCGGATCTTCGCCCTGCACTGCGACCCCCGGCTGCTGGTCGGCCAGATCGCGGTCCGGCACGGCCCCATCACCTCGGCGGCCGACCAGATCGAGATCACGCTGCACTCCCCGGGCGGGCACACCTCGCGCCCCCACCTGACCGCGGACCTGGTCTACGGCCTCGGCACGCTGATCACCGGGCTGCCCGGGGTGCTGTCGCGCCGCATCGACCCGCGCAACGGCACCGTGCTGGTGTGGGGGGCGGTCAACGCCGGGGTGGCCGCCAACGCCATCCCGCAGAGCGGGGTGCTGGGCGGCACGGTCCGCACCGCGAGCCGGCAGACGTGGGTCGGCCTCGAGGAGATCATCCGGGAGACGGTGTCGGCGCTGCTGGCGCCGCTGGGCATCGACCACACGCTGCAGTACCGGCGCGGCGTGCCGCCGGTGGTCAACGAGGACGTCTCGACGCGCATCCTCACCCATGCGATCGAGGCCATCGGCCCGGACGCGCTGGCCGATACCCGCCAGTCCGGCGGGGGCGAGGACTTCTCGTGGTACCTCGAGGAGATCCCCGGCGCGATGGCGCGCCTGGGGGTCTGGTCGGGGCAGGGGCCGCAGCTGGACCTGCACCAGCCGACGTTCGACCTCGACGAGCGGGCCCTGGCGATCGGGCTGCGCGTGATGGTCAACATCGTCGAGCAGTCGGCCGCGTTCTCCTCGGCCTAG
- a CDS encoding cutinase family protein produces the protein MSLRRWPVVGLAVAVAAAVFSITSGAVPTARADGCPDVQLIFARGTAEPPGLGVAGDALLDALRPALGSRSVDAYPVNYPASYNFLQTADAANDARDHIAQMVDQCPATKLVLGGFSQGAAAVSMLAGVPPLGERIGNFGSAPALDPGLANKVAAVAVFGNPGNRFNTPLSTAGQFAGRAIDICSPGDPVCVVGGRDREAHHDYGVAPYPGQAAGFIAGLV, from the coding sequence ATGAGTCTTCGTAGGTGGCCGGTAGTCGGCCTGGCCGTCGCCGTTGCGGCGGCGGTGTTTTCGATCACCAGCGGCGCGGTGCCGACGGCGCGGGCCGACGGGTGCCCCGACGTCCAGCTGATCTTCGCCCGCGGCACCGCCGAGCCGCCCGGCCTGGGGGTCGCCGGGGACGCGCTGCTCGACGCGCTGCGGCCGGCCCTCGGCTCGCGCAGCGTCGACGCCTACCCGGTGAACTACCCGGCCAGCTACAACTTCCTGCAGACCGCCGACGCTGCCAATGACGCCCGCGATCACATCGCCCAGATGGTCGACCAGTGCCCGGCGACCAAGCTGGTGCTCGGCGGCTTCTCGCAGGGCGCCGCCGCGGTGTCGATGCTGGCGGGGGTGCCGCCGCTGGGCGAGCGCATCGGCAACTTCGGGTCGGCCCCCGCGCTGGACCCCGGCCTGGCCAACAAGGTCGCGGCGGTGGCGGTGTTCGGCAACCCCGGCAACCGGTTCAACACGCCGCTTTCCACCGCGGGCCAGTTCGCCGGCCGCGCCATCGACATCTGCAGCCCCGGTGATCCGGTGTGCGTGGTCGGGGGTCGGGACCGGGAAGCCCACCACGATTACGGTGTGGCGCCCTACCCCGGACAGGCGGCGGGATTCATCGCCGGGCTGGTATAG
- a CDS encoding gamma-glutamylcyclotransferase, with the protein MPLYAAYGSNMDPEQMLERAPHSPMAGTGWLHGWRLTFGGEDIGWEGALATVVEDPNCKVFVVLYDMTPADEKNLDRWEGSEFGVHKKIRCRVERISSDTTTDPVLAWLYVLDAWEGGLPSARYLGVMADAAEVAGAPADYVHDLRTRPAHNVGPGTGS; encoded by the coding sequence GTGCCGCTCTACGCCGCCTACGGGTCGAACATGGATCCTGAGCAGATGCTCGAGCGCGCACCCCATTCGCCGATGGCCGGAACCGGCTGGCTGCACGGCTGGCGGCTGACGTTCGGCGGCGAGGACATCGGCTGGGAGGGCGCGCTGGCCACCGTCGTCGAAGACCCGAACTGCAAGGTGTTCGTCGTCCTGTACGACATGACCCCGGCCGACGAGAAGAACCTCGACCGGTGGGAGGGCTCGGAGTTCGGCGTCCACAAGAAGATCCGCTGCCGGGTGGAACGCATCTCGTCGGACACCACCACCGACCCCGTGCTGGCGTGGCTTTACGTGCTCGACGCCTGGGAGGGCGGCCTGCCGTCGGCGCGCTATCTCGGTGTGATGGCCGATGCGGCCGAAGTCGCCGGGGCCCCGGCGGATTACGTGCATGACCTGCGTACCCGGCCGGCCCACAACGTCGGTCCGGGAACCGGCTCCTAG
- a CDS encoding M20 family metallopeptidase produces MPTTALDNVEDVVRRRGSDLVELSHAIHAEPELAFAEYRSCAKAQALVAERGFEITAQAGGLATAFRADFGSGPLTVGICAEYDALPEIGHACGHNIIAASAVGTALALADVADDLGLRVALIGTPAEEMGGGKALLLQAGVFDDVAAAVMLHPGPADIAAARSLALSEATVHYRGKESHAAVAPHLGINAADAVTVAQVAVGLLRQQLAPGQLVHGIVTDGGQAVNVIPGHATLEYAMRAFESDSLRQLEGRMYACFAAGALATGCEYEIGNPAPAYDELTPDEWLADVFRDEMRRLGREPVAREFEAALPMGSTDMGNVTHVLPGIHPVVGVDAGGATVHQRAFATAAAGPSGDRAVVEGAIMLARTVVQLAQTPAERDRVLAARERRASA; encoded by the coding sequence ATGCCCACCACCGCATTGGACAACGTCGAGGATGTCGTGCGGCGACGTGGCTCCGACCTGGTTGAGCTGTCCCACGCCATCCACGCCGAGCCCGAGCTGGCGTTCGCCGAGTATCGCAGCTGCGCCAAGGCCCAGGCGCTGGTCGCCGAGCGCGGTTTCGAGATCACCGCGCAGGCCGGTGGCCTGGCGACCGCGTTTCGCGCCGACTTCGGCAGCGGGCCGCTGACCGTCGGGATATGCGCCGAATACGACGCGCTGCCCGAGATCGGACACGCCTGCGGTCACAACATCATCGCCGCATCGGCTGTGGGCACCGCGCTGGCGCTGGCCGACGTGGCCGACGACTTGGGCCTGCGGGTGGCGCTGATCGGTACCCCCGCCGAAGAGATGGGCGGCGGCAAGGCGCTGCTGCTGCAGGCCGGGGTTTTCGATGACGTCGCCGCGGCGGTGATGCTGCATCCCGGACCGGCCGACATCGCGGCGGCCCGCTCGCTGGCGCTGTCGGAGGCGACCGTGCACTACCGTGGCAAGGAATCCCACGCCGCCGTCGCGCCGCATCTGGGGATCAACGCCGCCGACGCCGTAACCGTCGCGCAGGTGGCCGTCGGGCTGTTGCGGCAGCAGCTGGCCCCCGGCCAACTGGTGCACGGCATCGTCACCGATGGCGGCCAGGCGGTCAACGTCATCCCCGGGCACGCGACGCTGGAGTATGCGATGCGGGCGTTCGAGTCGGATTCGCTGAGACAGCTGGAGGGCAGGATGTACGCGTGCTTCGCCGCGGGCGCGTTGGCCACCGGCTGCGAGTACGAGATCGGCAACCCGGCACCCGCTTACGACGAACTCACGCCCGACGAATGGCTGGCCGACGTCTTCCGCGACGAGATGCGCCGGCTCGGCCGCGAGCCGGTGGCCCGCGAGTTCGAGGCGGCGCTGCCCATGGGCAGCACCGACATGGGCAACGTGACGCACGTGCTGCCGGGGATCCATCCGGTGGTCGGGGTCGACGCCGGCGGCGCCACGGTTCACCAGCGCGCGTTCGCCACGGCCGCCGCCGGCCCCAGCGGCGACCGCGCCGTCGTCGAGGGTGCGATCATGCTGGCCCGCACGGTGGTCCAGCTGGCCCAGACGCCCGCCGAACGCGACCGCGTGCTGGCCGCGCGGGAACGGCGGGCGTCCGCATGA